The Drosophila innubila isolate TH190305 chromosome 3R unlocalized genomic scaffold, UK_Dinn_1.0 2_E_3R, whole genome shotgun sequence genome has a segment encoding these proteins:
- the LOC117790256 gene encoding protein Diedel-like: MKVTGILLLIACGLAYFSQAQGDCCNTSLELLFAVDGGACGQAGAETTPQGCKLTICADGRAKTSKYCGRGSCDSDGCNCSEGCISGNWQQSFVDNNKQLKIVVTNANWKHDN; this comes from the coding sequence ATGAAGGTAACCGGTATTCTACTGCTCATTGCCTGTGGCTTGGCATACTTCAGTCAGGCTCAAGGAGATTGCTGTAACACATCCTTAGAGCTCCTCTTTGCTGTGGACGGAGGAGCCTGCGGTCAAGCTGGAGCGGAAACTACACCGCAGGGTTGCAAGCTGACAATTTGTGCTGATGGCCGGGCTAAGACGAGCAAATACTGTGGACGTGGATCGTGCGATTCAGATGGTTGCAACTGCAGCGAAGGCTGCATTTCCGGCAATTGGCAGCAAAGTTTCGTGGACAATAATAAGCAACTCAAGATCGTAGTTACGAACGCTAATTGGAAACATGATAATTAa
- the LOC117790255 gene encoding uncharacterized protein LOC117790255, producing the protein MLPRITFVLIVFCGYLLFTDCRETVRSKRAKRPRAPEPVNFEPEPQQDLENEESGSQEKDLPEIPENFLSPSVREYLELGKSIPGRPGVDYPILSAVPYTNFYCDEQAYPGFFADMETRCQGWHYCDIDGRQASFLCPNGTQFSQAVFVCDWWFNVRCDLSPRLYAINARLYQRPKVNPTRPHRIITKQLVEDIFT; encoded by the exons ATTGCCGCGAAACGGTTCGATCTAAGCGGGCCAAAAGGCCACGAGCACCCGAACCCGTTAACTTTGAGCCGGAGCCACAACAAGATCTGGAGAATGAGGAAAGCGGCAGCCAGGAGAAGGATCTGCCGGAAATACCCGAGAATTTTTTGAGTCCCTCGGTCCGGGAATATCTGGAGCTGGGCAAGTCCATTCCGG GTCGACCCGGAGTGGACTATCCAATACTCTCGGCTGTACCCTATACAAACTTCTACTGTGACGAGCAGGCCTATCCGGGTTTCTTTGCGGACATGGAAACCAGGTGTCAGG gctGGCACTATTGCGATATTGATGGGCGACAGGCCTCATTTCTCTGCCCCAACGGAACCCAGTTCTCACAGGCAGTCTTCGTCTGCGACTGGTGGTTCAATGTACGCTGCGATCTCTCTCCTCGGCTGTATGCAATCAATGCCCGTCTTTATCAGCGCCCAAAGGTGAATCCTACGCGACCACATCGTATCATCACCAAGCAGCTGGTCGAGGACATCTTCACCTAA